A single region of the Scylla paramamosain isolate STU-SP2022 unplaced genomic scaffold, ASM3559412v1 Contig88, whole genome shotgun sequence genome encodes:
- the LOC135098862 gene encoding bile salt-activated lipase-like has protein sequence MAGSASLQLEGRSEDPEAVARQLYLHYLGTTHVTEAHADDFMRMFTDHYFAVPHDRISAHHAGKIYRYELQHYAQLSFGQLICPSCDNKWVSHVDDLYYLFRGGPLLSPRTAPPQRPKDLKLPDDLTLRDIITTLWTNFAATGNPTPDSSLGFTWEASTPENLQYLSLTPSPFTKPDDRKEENLMLHPHLVKVPQGATHSSRYEL, from the exons ATGGCCGGGTCTGCGTCCCTTCAGCTTGAGGGCAGGAGCGAGGACCCGGAGGCTGTAGCCCGCCAGCTGTACCTCCACTACTTGGGCACCACGCACGTCACCGAGGCGCACGCTGACGACTTCATGAGG ATGTTCACTGACCACTACTTCGCCGTGCCTCATGACCGCATCTCCGCCCACCACGCAGGGAAGATTTACCGCTACGAGCTGCAGCACTACGCCCAGCTCTCCTTCGGCCAACTGATCTGCCCTTCCTGCGACAACAAGT GGGTGAGTCACGTAGACGATCTGTACTACTTGTTCCGCGGCGGCCCTCTCTTATCGCCACGAACAGCACCCCCACAGCGCCCCAAGGACTTAAAGCTGCCCGACGACCTCACCCTCAGGGACATCATCACGACTCTGTGGACCAACTTTGCTGCCACAGG GAACCCAACCCCTGATAGCTCTCTGGGCTTCACGTGGGAAGCCAGCACACCAGAGAACCTGCAGTAcctctccctcacgccctcGCCCTTCACGAAGCCAGACGACCGCAAGGAG GAAAATCTGATGCTTCACCCGCACCTGGTGAAGGTGCCTCAGGGCGCCACGCACAGTTCACGTTATGAATTGTGA